The following are from one region of the Mustela lutreola isolate mMusLut2 chromosome 9, mMusLut2.pri, whole genome shotgun sequence genome:
- the ZNFX1 gene encoding NFX1-type zinc finger-containing protein 1 produces MEDRRPCLEARPRNPRNPYTNHRGPVDGELPPRARNQANNPPANALRGGANQLGRQPRATNHAVPVRQREERFGAMGRNPHQGRRNHEGHTSDEPRGQRRGQENDARRRNGNQEGRNHRPPWSDENFQQWRTPHQKPSEQPQQVKKLGYKFLENLLQKDPSEVVITLATSVGLKELLSHSVMKSNFLELICQVLRKACSSKMDRQSVLHVLGILKNSKFLKVCLPNYVVGMITEPIPDIRNQYPEHISNIISLLQDLVSVFPASSVQETSMLISLLPASLNALRASGVDIEEETEKNLEKVQTIIEHLQEKRREGTLRVDTYTLVQPEAEDHVESYRTMPIYPTYNEVHLDERPFLRPNIITGKYDSTAIYLDTHFRLLREDFVRPLREGILELLQSFEDQGLRKRKFDDIRIYFDTRIITPVCSSSGIVYKVQFDTKPLKFVRWQNSKRLLYGSLVCMSKDNFETFLFATVSNREQEDLCRGIVQLSFNEQSQQLLAEVQPSDSFLMVETTAYFEAYRHVLEGLQEVQEEDVPFQRNIVECDSYVKEPRYLLMGGRYDFTPLIKNPSATGESLRNAEGLRHHRVNVLDLSQWPSKEALKLDDSQMEALQFALTRELAIIQGPPGTGKTYVGLKIVQALLTNEPVWQISVQKFPILVVCYTNHALDQFLEGIYKCQKTSIVRVGGRSNSEILKQFTLRELRNKREFRRSLPMHLRRAYMSIVTQMKESEQELHEGAQTLECTMRGVLREQHLEKYISPQHWKSLMNGPAQDSEWICFRGWKQSMMLEWLGLGVGSFTQNVAPAGPENTAQAEGEEEEEEGEEEGSLIEIAEEADLIQADRVIEEEEVVRPRRRKKEESGAVHELAKVLLAMRLDNYGPGTTAGQEQAAGEWETQRSQKKKMKKKVKVELRKLNTMTEAEANEIQDVWQLDLNSRWQLYRLWLQMYQADTRRKILNYERQYRTSAERMAELRLQEDLHILKDAQVVGMTTTGAAKYRQILQKVEPRIVIVEEAAEVLEAHTIATLSKACQHLILIGDHQQLRPSANVYDLAKNFNLEVSLFERLVKVNIPFVRLNYQHRMRPEIARLLTPYIYQDLENHPSVLRYEKIKGVSSNLFFVEHNFPEQEIQEGKSHQNQHEARFVVELCKYFLCQEYLPSQITILTTYTGQLFCLRKLMPAKTFAGVKVHVVDKYQGEENDIILLSLVRSNEEGKVGFLQISNRICVALSRAKKGMYCIGNMQMLAKVPLWSKIIHTLRENNEIGRTLRLCCQNHPDTHTLVSKASDFQKVPEGGCSLPCEFRLGCGHVCTRACHPYDSSHKEFQCMKPCQKVICQDGHRCPLVCFQECQPCQVKVRKIILRCGHEQMVPCSMPESDFCCQEPCPKVLKCGHRCSHPCGEDCVRLCSEMVTVKLKCGHSQQVKCGNVQDLMYDLPVKCTTKCSTVLDCGHPCPGSCHSCFEGRFHERCQQPCQRLLICSHKCQEPCIGECPPCQRTCQNRCVHSQCKKKCGELCSPCVEPCVWRCQHYQCTKLCSEPCNRPPCYVPCTKLLACGHPCIGLCGEPCPKKCRVCHQEEVTQIFFGFEDEPDARFVQLEDCSHIFEVQALDRYMNEQKDDEVAIRLKVCPICQVPIRKNLRYGTSIKQRLEEIEIVKEKIQGSAGEIATSQERLKALLESKSLLHQLLPEDFVMLKEKLDQKNLSVKDLGLVENYISFYDHLAGLWDSLKKVKVSEQDRVGIRLEQVHKWLAKKRLSFTRQELDDLQSEIQRLTYLVNLLSRCKIAEGKMKGSTAEEVYSVRKILEKTCKFTQEDEQFVQKKMEALKNILPCSGLGISEEERVQIVSAMGFPRGHWFKCPNGHIYVISDCGGAMQRGTCPDCKEVIGGINHTLERSNQLASEMDGAQHAAWSDTANNLMNFEEIQRMM; encoded by the exons CCTTGAGCTCATCTGCCAGGTTCTTCGGAAGGCTTGCAGTTCTAAAATGGACCGCCAGAGCGTTCTCCATGTCCTGGGCATATTGAAGAACTCCAAATTCCTCAAAGTCTGCCTGCCAAATTATGTGGTAGGGATGATCACGGAACCCATCCCTGATATTCGAAACCAGTATCCAGAACACATAAGCAACATCATCTCCCTCCTCCAGGATCTTGTAAGTGTCTTCCCTGCCAGCTCTGTGCAGGAAACGTCCATGCTCATTTCCCTCCTGCCAGCTTCTCTGAATGCTTTGAGAGCCTCTGGGGTTGACAtagaagaggagacagagaagaaccTGGAAAAGGTGCAGACCATCATTGAACATCTGCAGGAAAAGAGGCGAGAGGGCACTTTACGAGTGGACACCTACACGTTGGTGCAGCCTGAGGCAGAAGACCATGTTGAGAGCTACAGGACCATGCCCATTTACCCTACTTACAATGAAGTGCACTTGGATGAGAGGCCATTCCTGCGTCCCAACATCATTACTGGAAAGTACGACAGTACTGCTATCTATCTGGATACCCACTTCCGACTCTTAAGAGAAGATTTTGTTAGACCCCTACGAGAAGGCATTTTGGAACTTCTCCAAAGCTTTGAAGACCAAGGCCTGAGGAAGAGAAAGTTTGATGACATCCGAATCTACTTTGATACCAGGATTATCACCCCCGTGTGCTCATCGTCAGGCATTGTCTATAAGGTGCAGTTTGACACAAAACCGCTCAAGTTTGTCCGCTGGCAGAATTCCAAGCGATTGCTCTATGGATCTTTGGTGTGCATGTCCAAGGACAActttgaaacatttctttttgcCACTGTGTCTAACCGGGAGCAGGAAGATCTCTGCCGAGGAATTGTCCAGCTGTCCTTCAATGAGCAGAGCCAACAGTTGCTAGCAGAGGTCCAGCCCTCGGACTCTTTCCTCATGGTGGAGACAACTGCGTACTTTGAGGCCTATAGGCATGTCCTGGAAGGACTCCAGGAGGTCCAGGAGGAAGACGTTCCCTTCCAGAGGAACATTGTGGAGTGTGACTCTTATGTGAAGGAGCCACGGTACTTGCTAATGGGGGGCAGATATGATTTCACTCCCCTAATAAAGAACCCCTCGGCCACTGGAGAATCTCTGAGGAACGCTGAGGGCTTGAGACATCACCGAGTGAACGTCTTAGACCTCAGTCAGTGGCCCTCAAAAGAAGCCTTGAAGCTGGATGACTCCCAAATGGAAGCCTTGCAATTTGCTCTCACGAGGGAACTGGCTATCATTCAAGGACCTCCGGGAACAG gCAAAACCTACGTGGGCCTAAAAATTGTTCAGGCGCTTCTAACCAATGAGCCTGTCTGGCAAATTAGTGTCCAGAAATTCCCCATCTTAGTTGTGTGTTATACTAATCATGCTTTGGACCAGTTTCTGGAAG GCATCTACAAGTGTCAGAAGACCAGCATCGTACGGGTAGGTGGAAGGAGCAACAGTGAAATCCTGAAGCAGTTCACGCTGAGGGAGCTGAGGAATAAGCGGGAGTTCCGCCGTAGCCTCCCCATGCACCTCCGGAGGGCCTACATGAGT ATTGTGACACAAATGAAAGAGTCAGAGCAAGAGCTGCACGAAGGGGCCCAGACCCTGGAGTGCACCATGCGCGGTGTATTACGGGAACAGCACCTGGAGAAATACATCTCTCCCCAGCATTGGAAAAGCCTGATGAATGGACCAGCACAG GATAGCGAGTGGATTTGCTTCCGGGGCTGGAAGCAATCCATGATGCTGGAGTGGCTGGGCCTGGGTGTCGGTTCCTTCACCCAAAATGTTGCTCCAGCGGGACCTGAAAATACAG CCcaggcagaaggggaagaggaagaagaagaaggggaagaggagggttCATTGATAGAGATTGCAGAGGAGGCTGACCTAATTCAAGCAGACCGGGTGATCgaggaggaagaggtggtgaGGCCCCGGCGGcggaagaaggaagagagtggGGCAGTCCATGAGTTGGCTAAAGTACTTCTGGCCATGAGGCTAGACAACTATGGCCCCGGAACAACAGCTGGGCAggagcaagctgccggagagtgGGAG ACCCAGCgcagccagaaaaagaaaatgaagaagaaagtgaAGGTTGAACTTCGCAAACTGAACACCATGACTGAGGCTGAGGCTAATGAGATCCAGGATGTTTGGCAGCTGGACCTGAATTCTCGATGGCAGCTCTATAG GCTGTGGCTACAGATGTACCAGGCCGACACCCGCCGAAAGATCCTCAACTATGAGCGCCAGTACCGCACGTCAGCAGAGAGGATGGCGGAGCTGAGGCTCCAGGAAGACCTGCACATCCTGAAAGATGCCCAGGTTGTAGGAATGACAACCACAG GTGCTGCCAAATACCGTCAGATTCTGCAGAAGGTGGAGCCTCGGATCGTCATTGTGGAAGAGGCTGCCGAAGTCCTTGAGGCCCACACCATTGCTACGCTGAGCAAAGCTTGCCAGCACCTCATTCTGATTGGGGACCACCAGCAG CTGCGCCCCAGTGCCAATGTGTATGATCTAGCCAAGAATTTCAACCTTGAGGTTTCCCTCTTTGAACGGCTGGTGAAAGTAAACATTCCCTTTGTCCGTCTGAATTACCAG CACCGCATGCGCCCTGAAATTGCCCGGCTTTTGACCCCTTACATTTACCAAGATCTGGAAAATCATCCCTCTGTTCTCAGATATGAGAAGATAAAG GGGGTCTCTTCCAACCTTTTCTTCGTGGAACACAACTTTCCTGAACAGGAAATCCAAGAAGGCAAAAGCCACCAGAACCAGCATGAGGCTCGCTTTGTGGTAGAACTGTGCAAGTACTTCCTGTGCCAGGAGTACCTGCCCTCCCAGATCACCATCCTCACCACCTATACCGGGCAGCTCTTCTGCCTGCGCAAACTCATGCCAGCCAAGACATTTGCTGGGGTCAAGGTCCATGTGGTTGACAAATACCAAGGAGAAGAGAATGACATCATCCTCCTCTCATTAGTGCGGAGCAACGAAGAAGGCAAGGTGGGTTTTCTCCAGATATCCAACCGCATCTGCGTGGCCTTGTCCCGTGCCAAGAAGGGGATGTACTGCATCGGAAACATGCAGATGCTGGCCAAGGTCCCCTTGTGGAGCAAGATCATCCACACTCTTCGAGAGAACAATGAGATCGGCCGCACGCTCCGACTGTGCTGCCAGAACCATCCCGACACCCACACCTTGGTATCCAAAGCTTCTGATTTCCAAAAGGTGCCTGAAGGAGGCTGCAGCCTACCCTGTGAGTTCCGGCTGGGCTGTGGACACGTCTGCACCCGTGCCTGCCACCCCTATGATTCCTCACACAAGGAGTTCCAGTGTATGAAGCCATGCCAGAAGGTCATCTGCCAGGACGGGCACCGGTGCCCTCTGGTTTGCTTCCAGGAGTGTCAGCCTTGTCAGGTGAAGGTGCGTAAAATCATTCTTCGGTGCGGCCATGAACAGATGGTTCCTTGTTCCATGCCTGAGTCAGATTTTTGCTGCCAAGAGCCTTGCCCCAAGGTTCTGAAATGTGGGCACAGGTGCAGCCACCCCTGTGGTGAAGACTGTGTGCGGTTATGTTCGGAAATGGTCACCGTGAAACTCAAGTGTGGGCACAGCCAGCAGGTGAAATGTGGTAACGTGCAGGACCTCATGTATGACCTGCCGGTCAAATGCACCACCAAGTGCAGCACCGTCCTGGACTGCGGGCACCCTTGTCCCGGCTCCTGCCACAGCTGCTTCGAAGGGCGCTTTCACGAGCGCTGTCAGCAGCCCTGCCAGCGCCTGCTCATCTGCTCACACAAGTGCCAGGAGCCATGCATCGGCGAGTGCCCACCCTGCCAGCGGACCTGCCAGAACCGCTGTGTCCACAGCCAGTGCAAGAAGAAGTGTGGGGAACTGTGCAGCCCCTGCGTGGAACCCTGTGTCTGGCGCTGCCAGCACTACCAGTGCACCAAACTCTGCTCTGAACCCTGCAACCGACCCCCATGCTACGTGCCTTGTACTAAGCTGCTGGCTTGTGGCCACCCCTGCATTGGTTTGTGCGGGGAGCCATGCCCCAAGAAGTGCCGGGTGTGCCACCAGGAAGAAGTCACCCAGATCTTCTTTGGCTTTGAGGATGAGCCTGATGCCCGCTTTGTGCAGCTAGAAGACTGCAGCCACATCTTTGAGGTGCAAGCCTTGGACCGCTATATGAATGAGCAGAAGGATGACGAAGTTGCCATCAGGCTGAAGGTGTGCCCTATCTGCCAGGTGCCCATCCGTAAAAACCTGCGGTACGGAACCAGCATCAAACAGCGGCTGGAAGAGATTGAAATTGTCAAGGAAAAGATTCAGGGCTCAGCAGGGGAAATTGCAACCAGCCAGGAACGACTTAAGGCCCTACTGGAAAGCAAGAGCCTCCTCCATCAGCTGCTTCCTGAAGATTTTGTGATGTTGAAGGAGAAGCTGGACCAGAAAAATCTGTCCGTGAAGGACCTGGGCCTTGTCGAGAATTACATCAGCTTCTATGACCACTTGGCTGGCCTGTGGGATTCTCTGAAAAAGGTAAAGGTCTCAGAGCAGGACAGAGTGGGGATTCGACTCGAACAGGTCCATAAGTGGCTAGCCAAGAAGCGTTTGAGCTTTACCAGGCAGGAACTGGATGACCTCCAAAGTGAAATCCAGAGGCTCACATACCTGGTCAACCTCCTGTCCCGCTGCAAGATAgcagaggggaagatgaaaggTAGCACAGCGGAAGAGGTCTACAGTGTCCGGAAGATCCTTGAGAAAACATGTAAGTTCACCCAAGAGGATGAACAGTTTGTGCAGAAAAAGATGGAAGCTCTGAAAAACATCCTTCCTTGCTCTGGCCTGGGCATCTCAGAGGAAGAACGAGTGCAGATAGTCAGTGCTATGGGTTTTCCTCGTGGCCACTGGTTCAAGTGCCCCAATGGCCACATCTACGTGATTAGCGATTGTGGGGGAGCCATGCAGAGGGGCACGTGTCCTGACTGTAAGGAGGTGATTGGGGGCATAAATCATACCCTGGAAAGGAGCAATCAGCTTGCTTCTGAGATGGACGGAGCCCAGCATGCAGCCTGGTCGGACACGGCCAACAACCTGATGAACTTTGAGGAGATCCAGAGGATGATGTAG